Part of the Zingiber officinale cultivar Zhangliang chromosome 8A, Zo_v1.1, whole genome shotgun sequence genome, GTTGATGGACGCCATGACCGGATAGGTTAGGGTTTTGCAGAATGGGGTTAAACCGAATGCGATGGAAGGCGATAGGATAATAGATAGAGCACGAGGCGAAGATTTAGTTGACTCCATAGAATACCCGCGTTTCAAATGGTGAGGTTAGATGGATCCCATTGGGAAAATCATTAAGGCTACGAAAACAGCTATCAGGTCGGGGAGTCAAAACTTCAAAAACAGATGGAAAATaagatatatatatttatatatactttTAACTCAACTGTCTGCTAATTATCTAACTTCAAAGTAGACTAAACAAACAATGTGCAAATGACTCAACGTAGTTAAttgcttacaaaaaaaaaaataatttcctaaCACTGTCTAATtatttattactattattattattaatattatttttttctctttcccaATTCCCATGAAGCCTTTTAAATCCACTGatggctagtagtcatccatAATTTACTTTCTCCGTGTTGATCTAGGGGCGAATGAATTATCTTTTTACCACATGAAGCcttttaaactgatttttttaattatcgcTATTTTGCcttgtttaaaaaataataataacaaaaacaCAAACATGAGTTAGGTAATAACACTTTTCGATCCTAGAGTACAAACATCAACAGATTGCAGAATTCAGCTTTCCAAATCATAAAATCAATTTCTACGCTGCAGAACCGACATGATCTACATGAAGACAACACAGGGGCCACCAAAAGAGTGTTGAAGTGGAACCGGCGGGAACCATCCGATAAGCCGTGTCGGTGGCGGCAACAGAGGAACAGGGCtatggccgccgccgccgccgccgccgccaaagTATGGAGACGGGAAAGCCAAAGGTCGGCACACCGTCGGCGGCGGAATCATGAACCTTCCAGGTGGTAAAGTCCACGGGCGCCGAAGAGGACCGAGAGAAGAAGCGCTCTTGATTTCATGGCACACATTCTCCAAGCCGTACAGAATCATGGAGTCTCGGCCGTCCATGACTGCCCACCTCTTATGCATCTCCTGGAAGGTCAGTCCGGTGACCAAACTGTCGAATCCCGCCTGATGTGCCACGCCGTCTGCCTCCACGTTCAGCATACTCGCGAGCTtcatcaagctaacctctccgcCGAGTAGTCCCGGACAGAACCGCGCCATGTACTTGACGTCGTAGAGTCTTTCGTTAAAGATGCCACTCGCCGCCGTTATAAACTCTCCTGATGTCTCCGGTAGAGGCCTTCCGCCGGTGAGCAACTTTATCAAATAGCCCACATCGTACGAGCCGTGGAACGTGACGAACGCACCGCCGTGGTGACCGAACAGCTTCTCCCGGATCAGAGCGGCGTAGCGAACAGATGAAATACCTTCGCACCGGTTTCTTTGGACGTCGATACCGCTGTTCTTCAGCAGGTCGATGGACGCCGGCGAGCAGGGGTCGACGTCGGGGTCGAAGTCCGAGAAATTGATCTGCCATGCCATGCCGGGATGGTTGCCGGCGTCGTCGAAAAGGGCGATTCCTAGCTGGATTATGCAGAGGTTGTCGACATTGTACTTGAGGTCGCGGTATCTGCACTCCTCGGCGGCGCGGCGAGGCGTGAAGCGGAGGAAGCCGGAGAACTCGGTGTCGATGGCGACGATCGGGAAGGAGCGGCGAAGGACAGTGATCGCATCCATCTGCTCCAGTAGGTTTGCTTCCCACACGTCGATGATCTCCATTGCTGCAAGCGATCGCTCCCTGCTCCTCTGTTTCGCTCTGATCTGTGTTTTGCGTCTTCCGTTACATCGAGGTAGTTATTTACTTGTAAAGATCTATTTCCTAATCAGTTGAGTCCAATTAGGAATTGGTTGCTGCGGATTATCTGCAGCTCTGAACTTTTTGGAATTTTGGGATTATTAGGAAAGATTTCTATCTAATTGTGATTTTGCCATATTTAGGTTTTATTAaataatctatttttaaaaaaatatatatattagaattttttatattaaaattgtcACTCTACACctcatatttgtttttttttaattttggtatTGAACCTATAAAATTTGGGCGAATTACATTTTACCCCTTGAGTTACGAGCAATCTTTCGATACCATTGAATACGTTGCAGCCACATCTACTCTTATAATAATAGCATCTCCTACATTCTTCCATTTTTTCTAATCATATAGTCTCTCTCATTTGTTCATATAAtagttctctcttttttttttcaagaaacaATGTCAGAAATTCTTTGTCATGTAAATTGTCAGTAGtgtttttcttttctcatttCTCATTTCGTTGGTTTTTTCTAGTTCATTTCTTTCATTTGTAAGATGTTTTCTTGTTGTTTTGGACTTAATATTAGGTTTGACTAGGTATTTTGATGTTCAATAGATGTATTGGGCTTTCATTTCAGATTTTATACCTCTAATTGTGATAATTATAGTGTGGGTTTCTTTTCTTCAGTCTGTCCTTCGTTTCCTGATCCCGTGATAGCCCTATGTTTATATGTCCGCTTAGTTTGAATTCAATATTGCATCTTCTAAAATTCTCTCTTTCGTCGGCATGGATTTGAGTTTCCTTCCCTATTCTCTCCTGAGCTTGGTTAACTCCTCTCCTTTCTTTGTTTATAGGTTGCCTGAACCGTAACATGACTTCTCGTTTTATATAGTTTACTAGATCATACAATCCTTCActtctgttcttaatagtttcaAATTTGAATATGAATATACTCATTTCTTATTCATATAATCTGATATCTTATATATATGAAGCTAAGTAATCCCGTCACTGCTAAGGTTTGTGACTCTAAGCTTTAAATCCTATGATGCTCAAGAGCTCTACCTTTTTGATTTTATGTATTCAATGCACGATCTACTACCCTAACATAAGATGTCTCTTTCTATACTTCTATGTTCTAATGGATGGATCAATATCGTACATCTTGTATGTTTGCCatccttcttttctttctctttcttttcataGTTCTTGTCCGGGCTCGCGCTCAAGCTTTTTATAAGTTCTCTCTCTCCCTTTCTTTTGTTTCCGTTGTAGCTCTATAGTTTGTGTGATCTCATTTGATTGAATTCTTGAATGGTTAATAGAGAAATGATTGTCAGATAGTCATAGTAAGATTCATGGTCTATAGAATCTCATTATCTTGAATGAGTACTCTTCCCTTCGTTCTGTCATTTCATTCTGGTTTTTGATCTAGTATCTGGGGGACCCAATGAGCTGGGCACTATAGGCACTACGCCTTCGTGCGGGACCTGCCCGATCCTGTCTTCTGCTGCAGTGAAAGAGAAAGAATCTAATTCATGCTCTAATACGAAAGGAGTGAGATTTGAGTTCCCAGATAAGAATCTTTCTATATGCTTTACACATGGATAATATTGAGCTATGTATTTGGGTCCGGAAGGAGTACTAAGACTGAACGGGTCACAAGCGCTCAAGCTTGAATGAAGTGATTTTTTTTGAATCAGAAGCTCGTATTTCTTCTCCAGTCTATACTGAACCCCGTCGTTTCACTCCGCCCTTCTTACCTGAGCATACTCCTTCATTCATATATTTGAGGTGGAATATAGATGAGATTTTATGCGCTCAAGGTTACTAATAAGGGCTGAGGAGTTATCGAGCTACAGGGATATTGTTAGATCATATCTACGTCGACGGGTTTTTTTTTATGTAATCTTTGCCTTGCCGTGCCTCACGTGTACGATTTAAAGAGAAGTTGTGCATTTGCGTAACTGATGGTACTTGGACTTTTTTTTATATCGTCTATTCTTTACATCATAAGATGAGTTTGATAGTGAGAATCTTCCCTTTCCCTTAGTTTCTATCCCTCATAGTAATTCC contains:
- the LOC122010562 gene encoding probable CCR4-associated factor 1 homolog 11; translation: MDAITVLRRSFPIVAIDTEFSGFLRFTPRRAAEECRYRDLKYNVDNLCIIQLGIALFDDAGNHPGMAWQINFSDFDPDVDPCSPASIDLLKNSGIDVQRNRCEGISSVRYAALIREKLFGHHGGAFVTFHGSYDVGYLIKLLTGGRPLPETSGEFITAASGIFNERLYDVKYMARFCPGLLGGEVSLMKLASMLNVEADGVAHQAGFDSLVTGLTFQEMHKRWAVMDGRDSMILYGLENVCHEIKSASSLGPLRRPWTLPPGRFMIPPPTVCRPLAFPSPYFGGGGGGGGHSPVPLLPPPTRLIGWFPPVPLQHSFGGPCVVFM